The Montipora capricornis isolate CH-2021 chromosome 3, ASM3666992v2, whole genome shotgun sequence genome window below encodes:
- the LOC138041134 gene encoding adenosine receptor A2b-like: MRFSANLCDDVWAPFATSVTTACISAVLCVITAPGNLLICWAIIKNPNRDLKSSFNYLVLNLAIADCFIGTVTEPVFVWYHSSEALHREVLELRVVVYMSYFVTSTASILSIAALATDRYLALTSTTIRKLSSTKAIAVSVVIWLFSVVLPLIYFAAGFYTLAFIYANTAIILTSFLLFFYFVRIIHILNAHEKQMRAVLGLGDKRRGLSVEKKATESFFRILLFFFICSFPSCIMIYVINLCDTCSCDLINWFRDLQYLLVLVNSSSNQFMYAWRMKSYRRAFGRIHPMLMGNQTSSVSDASSSVAADLNVCRIVPKANSDDGSKVKG; this comes from the coding sequence ATGAGGTTCAGCGCTAATCTTTGCGACGATGTCTGGGCCCCGTTCGCTACATCCGTGACAACCGCTTGTATTTCGGCCGTTTTGTGTGTGATCACCGCTCCAGGCAATTTATTAATCTGTTGGGCCATCATAAAAAACCCCAATAGGGACCTCAAATCCTCATTCAACTACCTGGTCTTGAATTTAGCGATTGCTGACTGTTTTATTGGGACTGTGACCGAACCCGTATTTGTGTGGTACCACAGCTCTGAAGCACTGCACCGCGAAGTCTTGGAACTTCGTGTTGTAGTTTATATGTCCTATTTCGTGACTTCTACAGCTTCGATTTTGAGCATAGCTGCCTTGGCAACCGACCGATACCTTGCTTTGACTTCCACCACAATCAGAAAGTTATCTTCCACCAAAGCCATCGCTGTGTCTGTGGTAATTTGGCTTTTCTCCGTGGTCCTGCCCTTGATATATTTCGCTGCTGGATTTTACACTTTAGCCTTCATTTACGCTAACACAGCAATTATTCTAACCTcgttccttttatttttttatttcgtgAGAATTATTCATATCCTAAACGCTCACGAAAAACAAATGAGAGCTGTTCTTGGCCTGGGTGATAAACGAAGGGGGCTTAGCGTGGAAAAGAAGGCTACGGAGAGCTTCTTTCGAATATTGCTCTTCTTTTTTATCTGTAGTTTCCCATCGTGCATCATGATATACGTCATTAACTTGTGCGACACTTGCAGTTGCGATCTCATAAACTGGTTCAGAGACCTTCAATATTTACTGGTTCTTGTTAATTCGTCAAGTAACCAGTTCATGTACGCATGGCGCATGAAAAGCTACCGTCGAGCATTTGGCAGGATCCATCCAATGTTAATGGGAAATCAGACGTCCTCTGTATCCGATGCCTCTTCTTCTGTCGCTGCGGACCTCAATGTCTGTCGTATTGTTCCGAAAGCCAACTCCGATGATGGGTCTAAGGTGAAAGGCTAA